In one Ictalurus furcatus strain D&B chromosome 10, Billie_1.0, whole genome shotgun sequence genomic region, the following are encoded:
- the larp6b gene encoding la-related protein 6b translates to MSSPIFTDIFQCKESVLVRSLSCCTDDGLNDSLYGSSAELTDVFEEEGCEDEAWSPPPSELRCKIAAQLEYYLSDENLEADAFLLKHVQRNKMGYVSLKLLTSFKKVRDLTRDWRTTLAAAQTSPHLEVNEIRTKVRRRTPIPDRLLCIPTTKLLLVWNFLANASSTKFEDSGSSATEQQGIMETAMHMFGSHGTITSLRILRPGKEIPAELKRYVKKHAELGRKLCAVVEYEYLDGVRKAYDILKAQEQAQGGKGIHVVLLGSRGTRKQGSSQGKAEEESEESMDNDFSTKQNRKSKKHIYCLEDSVLYSSSESDFTPASPRPNRRVSRPQAQYGSPLAIPRVSTFHSDPYRNPLGSPVGSPLLPHKLFPGGHAASPLATSPLSSTQSSASYNRSKCSGDFSQDSTGYGASPWVQRRKNAAQAFYPEKSCPLSPDRIMGAIGVLVVRQPLGPDGTKGFHNCIGRGKVLLPQ, encoded by the exons ATGTCTTCCCCCATCTTCACCGACATCTTTCAGTGTAAAGAGAGTGTGCTCGTGAGAAGTTTATCCTGCTGCACTGATGATGGTTTAAATGATAGTTTGTATGG GAGTTCAGCAGAACTGACCGATGTGTTTGAAGAGGAAGGGTGTGAGGATGAAGCTTGGTCTCCACCGCCGAGTGAACTGAGATGCAAAATAGCTGCCCAGCTTGAGTACTACCTCTCTGATGAGAATCTTGAGGCAGATGCCTTCCTGTTAAAACATGTCCAGAGGAACAAGATGGGTTACGTCAGCTTGAAGTTGTTGACCTCCTTCAAAAAG GTACGAGATCTGACACGTGATTGGCGCACTACTCTGGCCGCTGCTCAAACTTCTCCGCACCTGGAGGTGAATGAGATCAGAACCAAGGTACGACGGAGAACACCGATCCCTGACCGCTTGCTCTGCATCCCCACCACTAAGCTACTGCTGGTTTGGAACTTCCTGGCCAACGCCAGTTCTACCAAGTTTGAGGACAGTGGGTCATCTGCAACTGAGCAGCAAGGCATCATGGAGACTGCCATGCACATGTTTGGTTCACATGGCACAATCACTTCTCTTCGTATCCTCCGCCCAGGAAAAGAGATCCCTGCTGAGCTCAAACGCTATGTCAAAAAACATGCCGAGCTTGGGCGAAAACTGTGTGCTGTGGTCGAATACGAGTACTTGGATGGAGTGCGCAAGGCATATGATATTCTGAAAGCCCAGGaacaggcacaaggtgggaaaGGTATCCACGTGGTACTCCTTGGGAGCCGGGGAACACGGAAGCAAGGGAGCAGCCAGGGCAAAGCAGAGGAGGAGTCGGAAGAGAGCATGGATAATGACTTCTCAACAAAGCAAAACCGCAAGTCCAAGAAGCACATCTACTGTCTGGAAGATTCAGTTTTGTACAGTTCCTCGGAGTCGGACTTCACTCCAGCCTCACCACGTCCTAACCGTAGAGTCTCTCGCCCTCAGGCTCAGTATGGTAGCCCCTTGGCCATCCCACGAGTTTCCACTTTCCATTCCGACCCTTATCGAAACCCTCTGGGCAGCCCGGTAGGAAGTCCTCTCCTGCCACACAAGCTTTTTCCTGGAGGTCATGCTGCCTCACCTCTAGCCACTTCTCCATTAAGCAGCACTCAGAGTTCAGCATCATACAATAGAAGCAAGTGCTCAGGGGATTTCTCACAGGACAGCACAGGCTATGGAGCAAGTCCGTGGGTCCAACGGCGCAAAAATGCTGCACAGGCTTTTTATCCAGAGAAAAGCTGCCCCTTGTCCCCAGATCGGATTATGGGAGCTATCGGTGTGCTAGTGGTGCGCCAGCCATTGGGCCCTGATGGCACTAAAGGTTTCCACAACTGCATTGGAAGAGGAAAGGTACTGCTGCCACAGTGA
- the LOC128614185 gene encoding vimentin-type intermediate filament-associated coiled-coil protein yields the protein MSSPSPVQIREANAHLAALHRRVADLEQKLEAAENTLREQAESLIRKDEQLRAATQEITENKDREISYLHEKLCQSEESIQKLQHMVKEKDSLIGQLQHRCQLLDNICKSRPLLDSMLAQMAEVERMGPVIDLVNVTADTSLTDGESNCSPCGLSNHKDFSLSEDDMDDPELEGVMFGTTV from the exons ATGTCGTCTCCATCACCGGTGCAAATAAGGGAGGCAAACGCGCATCTGGCTGCTCTGCACAGGAGAGTCGCAGATCTGGAGCAGAAACTCGAGGCAGCCGAGAACACGCTGAGGGAGCAGGCAGAGAGTCTGATCCGAAAGGACGAACAACTCAGGGCAGCAACACAGGAAATAACCGAGAACAAGGACAG GGAGATTTCCTACCTCCATGAGAAGCTTTGTCAGTCAGAAGAATCCATTCAGAAACTCCAGCACATGGTGAAGGAGAAGGATTCCCTGATCGGGCAGTTGCAGCACCGCTGCCAGCTGTTGGACAACATCTGCAAAAGCCGTCCTCTGTTAGACAGCATGTTGGCCCAGATGGCTGAGGTGGAGAGAATGGGGCCTGTTATTGACTTGGTAAATGTCACAGCAGACACTTCGCTCACGGATGGAGAGTCCAACTGCAGCCCCTGTGGCCTCTCCAATCACAAAGACTTTTCCCTCAGCGAGGATGACATGGACGATCCAGAGCTAGAGGGCGTAATGTTTGGAACGACAGTATGA
- the ndufa11 gene encoding NADH dehydrogenase [ubiquinone] 1 alpha subcomplex subunit 11 has product MGYWDLEEGKDCVGKTWITTKLGTALFSSGLVGSAYHLVLIQPETSLEALTRAANGTVTMASLGAIFGVTTCLSAHVRDAPDDPTNYFLGGCASGAFLGLEVTRSVVTGTTTCLGLGIVAMLTKVGKKEGWRLSGEPRL; this is encoded by the exons ATGGGTTACTGGGACCTCGAAGAGGGGAAAGATTGTGTTGGGAAAACATGGATTACCACCAAATTGGGCACTGCCC TTTTCTCTTCAGGGCTGGTTGGCTCGGCGTATCATCTTGTGTTAATCCAGCCTGAAACTTCACTTGAAGCATTGACAAGGGCAGCGAATGGCACGGTCACGATGG CTTCTCTGGGGGCGATATTTGGAGTCACCACGTGTCTGAGTGCACATGTTAGGGACGCTCCTGATGATCCCACCAACTACTTCCTCGGAGGATGTGCATCAGGAGCCTTTCTTGGGCTCGAAGTGA CTCGCAGCGTTGTAACGGGCACAACCACTTGTCTAGGGCTGGGGATCGTTGCCATGCTCACTAAAGTTGGGAAGAAGGAGGGCTGGAGGTTATCTGGTGAACCCAGACTGTAA